Proteins encoded within one genomic window of Rhododendron vialii isolate Sample 1 chromosome 1a, ASM3025357v1:
- the LOC131319192 gene encoding glycine-rich cell wall structural protein 1-like: MAAIKWVCLAFMLLLSLRECPAQRILRTGRDFAPIDQVQIDPPRSERIDPPTLPPSPSDNPALKTPPSARIEFGQGGVSTLGGRGSAFAKGWGRGRGGVSRTRAGGLRNVGGRRGGRRWGVGGGVGLVPGFGGPYIPGTPAYGSRGGGVGTVGSPDYGDPYVPGTPTHGSGGDDGGGGGVGTGGSPGYGDPYVPGTPTYGSGGGGGVGVEGSPGYGGPYMPGTPTYGSGGGGIPVYDDPYVPGMPGYGTGGGGEGGEGVGVGGSPGYDGPDVPGVPAYGTGGGEVGGGGSPNYDGPYAPGMPAYETGGGGGGGVGGPYVPGTPTYGSGDGGGGSPGYDGPYVPGMPAYGTGDGDRGGGGGVGVGGSPDYNGPYVPGMPAYGTGGGGRGGGVGIGGSPDYSDPDAPVDSDGGGGVGGGGFGGGICFPLPRLAFPPFDDPFHCLPLSCFTGNNKACHKQWFGIGFDAQMFDTNYGSNDQESHDKSSPEDETSSPTGEVIGEDAMAPVSS, encoded by the exons ATGGCTGCCATAAAATGGGTTTGCTTGGCCTTCATGCTTCTGCTAAGCCTACGAGAATGCCCTGCACAGAGGATCCTGCGCACTGGTCGCGACTTCGCCCCCATTGACCAAGTTCAAATAGATCCACCCAGATCAGAAAGAATAGATCCACCAACTCTGCCCCCTTCCCCCTCTGATAATCCTGCTCTCAAAACTCCACCAAGTGCAC GTATTGAATTTGGACAAGGAGGAGTGAGCACTCTTGGTGGCCGTGGAAGTGCTTTTGCCAAAGGTTGGGGTCGAGGCAGAGGTGGTGTCAGTCGAACCCGAGCCGGAGGCTTAAGGAATGTTGGTGGGAGGAGAGGCGGCAGAAGATGGGGTGTTGGCGGTGGCGTCGGACTTGTCCCTGGTTTTGGTGGCCCTTACATCCCAGGTACGCCAGCTTATGGAAGCAGGGGAGGTGGGGTTGGTACTGTAGGCAGCCCCGATTATGGTGACCCTTATGTCCCAGGTACACCAACTCATGGAAGCGGTGGTGAtgatggaggtggaggtggggtCGGTACTGGAGGCAGCCCCGGTTATGGTGACCCTTATGTCCCAGGTACGCCAACTTATGGAAGTGGAGGAGGAGGCGGAGTTGGTGTCGAAGGCAGCCCCGGTTATGGTGGCCCTTACATGCCAGGTACTCCAACTTATGGAAGTGGAGGTGGAGGTATCCCCGTTTACGATGACCCTTATGTCCCAGGTATGCCAGGTTATGGAACTGGTGGTGGAGGCGAAGGCGGAGAGGGAGTTGGTGTTGGAGGTAGCCCCGGTTATGATGGGCCTGATGTGCCAGGTGTGCCAGCTTATGGAACTGGTGGTGGTGAGGTTGGTGGTGGAGGTAGCCCCAATTATGATGGCCCTTATGCACCAGGTATGCCAGCTTATGAAACCGGTGGTGGAGGCGGAGGGGGAGTTGGTGGCCCTTATGTGCCAGGTACTCCAACTTATGGAAGTGGTGATGGAGGTGGAGGTAGCCCCGGTTACGATGGCCCTTATGTACCAGGTATGCCAGCTTATGGAACCGGTGATGGAGacagaggaggtggtggtggggttggTGTAGGAGGTAGCCCCGATTACAATGGCCCTTATGTGCCAGGTATGCCAGCTTATGGAACCGGTGGTGGAGGCAGAGGAGGTGGGGTAGGTATTGGAGGTAGCCCCGATTATAGTGACCCTGATGCCCCAGTAGACAGTGATGGAGGGGGAGGGGTAGGTGGGGGTGGTTTTGGAGGTGGCATCTGTTTCCCCTTGCCGAGACTAGCTTTTCCACCTTTCGACGATCCTTTCCATTGCTTACCTCTCAGTTGCTTCACCGGAAACAACAAAGCGTGCCATAAACAGTGGTTTGGGATAGGCTTCGACGCGCAAATGTTTGACACCAACTATGGAAGCAATGACCAAGAAAGCCATGACAAAAGTTCACCGGAAGAC